A single region of the Gracilibacillus caseinilyticus genome encodes:
- the argF gene encoding ornithine carbamoyltransferase, with the protein MKQKGACNALSFQEQLKGRDLLTLADYSKAEIAYLLELADQIKQKRKNGEVYQPLKGKTLGMIFEKSSTRTRVSFEAGIYQLGGTGLFLSANDIQIGRGEPISDTAKVLSGYLDGIMIRTFSQKDVEDLAENASIPVINGLTDNYHPCQVLADLQTIKEEKGKLDGLKLAYIGDGNNMAHSLMIGCAKMGLDVAIAAPKDYQPKTEIIELAKSFADGSEVVVTEDAVEAVKDADVIYSDVWASMGQEAEQIEREKAFAEYQVNSALFAHAQSDAIFMHCLPAHRGEEVTAEIIDGPQSVVFQEAENRLHAQKALMVALMS; encoded by the coding sequence ATTAAACAAAAAGGAGCGTGCAATGCCTTGAGTTTTCAAGAACAGTTAAAGGGTAGAGATCTTTTGACGCTTGCCGATTATTCGAAAGCAGAGATTGCCTATCTACTAGAATTAGCGGATCAAATTAAACAAAAGCGTAAGAACGGTGAAGTCTACCAGCCACTCAAAGGAAAAACACTAGGGATGATTTTCGAAAAATCGTCTACTCGTACCCGTGTTTCCTTTGAAGCGGGGATTTATCAACTCGGCGGAACTGGCTTATTTTTGAGCGCCAATGATATCCAGATCGGAAGAGGTGAGCCGATTTCAGATACTGCTAAAGTTTTATCAGGCTATTTAGACGGGATTATGATCCGTACTTTCTCCCAGAAGGATGTGGAGGATCTTGCGGAAAATGCTTCGATCCCGGTCATTAATGGTTTAACAGATAATTATCATCCTTGCCAAGTGTTAGCAGATTTACAAACAATCAAAGAGGAAAAAGGCAAGCTCGACGGATTGAAATTAGCTTATATCGGTGACGGCAATAACATGGCTCATTCCTTGATGATCGGCTGTGCCAAAATGGGATTAGATGTGGCCATTGCGGCACCGAAGGATTATCAGCCGAAAACGGAAATCATTGAATTGGCGAAATCGTTCGCAGACGGATCGGAGGTGGTCGTAACCGAAGATGCCGTAGAAGCGGTAAAAGATGCTGATGTAATCTATTCTGATGTGTGGGCAAGTATGGGGCAAGAAGCTGAACAGATTGAACGAGAAAAAGCATTTGCTGAATACCAAGTCAATAGTGCGTTGTTCGCACATGCCCAGTCCGATGCCATCTTCATGCACTGCTTACCAGCTCACAGAGGGGAAGAAGTGACAGCAGAAATAATCGATGGACCACAATCGGTAGTATTCCAGGAAGCTGAGAATCGTTTGCATGCACAAAAAGCGCTAATGGTAGCATTAATGAGCTAG
- the carB gene encoding carbamoyl-phosphate synthase (glutamine-hydrolyzing) large subunit has product MPKKDNIKKVLVIGSGPIVIGQAAEFDYAGTQACLALKEDGVEVILVNNNPATIMTDENIADKVYLEPLTCESITKIIDKERPDGILPTLGGQTGLNMAVLLDEAGVLEKYQVTLLGTPLETIQKGEDREIFKSMMKDIGEPTAESLSTSSVEEAVVFASKVGYPMIVRPAYTLGGAGGGIADDEAQLRQIVKNGLHYSPISQVLIEQSVKGWKEIEYEVMRDSNDTCIIVCNMENFDPVGVHTGDSIVVAPSQTLTDRQYQMLRTSSVRVIRELGVIGGCNIQFALNPENDDYIIIEVNPRVSRSSALASKATGYPIAQIAAKVALGYHLDEVINPITGDTYASFEPAIDYIAAKIPRWPFDKFTQADRLLGTQMKATGEVMALARNFPMAINKAIRSLEIGLDSLHLPGVEKLSDQALHTALDQATDERMFIVAEALRRGMTVADIHAITAINNYFLYELEAMIQKEKEIASTGWSQAEAATLKEAKSFGISDITLAKLLDVTVADIQQKIKEENLSPSYKMVDTCAAEFSAETPYFYSSWNEWDEVESLQGDKRMVVLGSGPIRIGQGVEFDYCSVHAAKSLQGQGIDAVVINNNPETVSTDFNTADHLYFEPLTVEDVLHVIRKEQAQGVLVQFGGQTAINLADGLQKAGVPIVGTALEAIEAVEDRDLFYQLLQKLHIPHIPGDTVTAVEDAKAVAQEIGYPVLMRPSYVIGGQGMVILHNETQLIDYLTDLQEKAHDNRIFPLLIDRYIEGYEVEIDAICDGADILIPGIFEHVEKAGVHSGDSVAIFPAPSLTEAHKQQIEQYAQKISQELKVKGIMNIQFVISEDRQTIYVLEVNPRASRTVPIASKVTGVPMVDLATRVQMGEALADQDWKLGLHEEMPYYAVKMPVFSTNKLPGVDPILGPEMKSTGEAIGLGSTVEQAMAKAFGWKEDSLKKLNDQDVIFLSLTKLDKKLIKKLKSVPAAIEADEETAILLTDQGIPVAQITEVKNAKQHCLDEKYAFIADTHRNGEKDSHMLLREAALRSDTLHFTANDTLTTYLKATTETLEAPLSIQQHRKSQLQLNKKERAMP; this is encoded by the coding sequence ATGCCTAAGAAAGACAACATAAAAAAAGTATTAGTGATTGGCTCTGGTCCGATCGTCATCGGTCAGGCTGCCGAATTTGATTACGCCGGTACGCAAGCATGTCTAGCACTAAAGGAAGATGGTGTGGAGGTCATCCTTGTCAACAACAATCCGGCAACGATTATGACAGATGAGAATATTGCAGATAAAGTATATTTGGAACCATTAACATGTGAATCAATTACCAAAATTATCGACAAAGAACGACCTGATGGAATCTTACCAACATTAGGCGGACAAACCGGGTTAAACATGGCGGTTTTACTAGATGAAGCGGGTGTTTTGGAAAAGTATCAGGTGACATTATTAGGAACACCACTTGAAACGATCCAAAAAGGGGAAGATCGTGAAATATTTAAGTCGATGATGAAGGATATCGGTGAACCAACTGCCGAAAGTCTTTCAACCTCTTCTGTTGAAGAGGCAGTCGTTTTTGCTAGTAAAGTCGGTTATCCAATGATCGTTCGCCCTGCCTATACGCTAGGTGGTGCTGGCGGTGGCATTGCAGATGACGAAGCGCAATTACGTCAAATAGTGAAGAATGGTCTGCATTACAGTCCGATCAGCCAGGTGCTTATTGAGCAAAGTGTAAAAGGCTGGAAGGAAATCGAATATGAAGTAATGCGCGACTCTAATGATACGTGCATCATCGTATGTAACATGGAAAACTTCGATCCGGTCGGTGTCCATACTGGTGACAGTATTGTTGTGGCACCTTCACAAACATTAACGGATCGCCAATATCAAATGTTGCGTACTTCGTCTGTCAGAGTTATTCGTGAATTAGGCGTTATAGGTGGATGTAATATCCAGTTCGCATTAAATCCGGAAAATGATGACTATATTATTATTGAAGTAAATCCGCGGGTAAGCCGTTCCAGTGCGCTGGCATCAAAGGCAACAGGCTATCCCATCGCTCAAATTGCGGCAAAAGTAGCACTTGGATACCACTTGGATGAAGTTATCAATCCGATTACTGGTGACACATACGCTAGCTTTGAGCCTGCCATTGATTATATTGCAGCCAAAATTCCGCGCTGGCCTTTTGATAAGTTTACGCAAGCAGATCGTTTACTTGGAACGCAGATGAAAGCAACAGGAGAGGTCATGGCACTTGCTCGTAACTTCCCGATGGCCATCAATAAAGCGATTCGTTCCTTAGAAATCGGATTGGACTCATTGCACTTGCCTGGTGTCGAAAAACTATCAGATCAAGCGTTGCATACAGCGTTAGATCAAGCGACAGATGAACGGATGTTTATCGTTGCTGAAGCTCTGCGAAGAGGAATGACAGTGGCTGACATTCATGCCATTACTGCGATCAACAATTACTTTTTATATGAGTTAGAAGCGATGATTCAAAAAGAGAAGGAAATTGCTTCAACAGGTTGGAGCCAGGCCGAGGCGGCAACATTAAAAGAAGCAAAATCGTTTGGTATTTCTGACATTACACTAGCGAAATTGCTGGATGTAACAGTAGCCGATATTCAACAAAAAATAAAAGAAGAAAATTTGTCGCCGTCTTATAAGATGGTTGATACATGTGCAGCAGAATTTTCAGCAGAAACACCATATTTCTACAGCTCCTGGAATGAATGGGATGAGGTCGAATCCTTACAAGGAGATAAACGAATGGTAGTGCTCGGGTCTGGTCCTATCCGGATCGGACAAGGGGTTGAATTTGATTATTGTTCGGTTCATGCTGCTAAATCGTTACAAGGCCAAGGAATAGATGCTGTCGTTATTAATAATAATCCAGAGACAGTCAGTACCGATTTCAATACCGCCGATCACTTGTATTTCGAACCGTTAACGGTAGAAGATGTATTACATGTGATTCGCAAAGAACAAGCGCAAGGTGTATTAGTACAATTCGGTGGCCAGACTGCGATTAATTTAGCAGATGGATTACAGAAAGCAGGCGTGCCGATTGTTGGAACAGCCCTAGAAGCTATTGAAGCGGTGGAAGATCGTGATCTTTTCTATCAACTTTTACAAAAACTGCACATCCCGCATATTCCGGGTGATACAGTAACAGCAGTCGAAGATGCGAAAGCTGTAGCACAGGAGATCGGTTATCCGGTTCTGATGCGTCCGTCATACGTGATTGGTGGCCAAGGCATGGTGATTTTGCATAATGAAACACAACTGATCGACTATTTAACTGATTTACAGGAAAAAGCACATGATAATCGCATTTTCCCATTATTAATCGATCGTTATATTGAAGGATATGAAGTAGAGATTGATGCTATTTGTGATGGTGCTGATATCTTAATCCCAGGAATTTTTGAGCACGTTGAAAAAGCGGGGGTACACTCAGGAGACAGTGTAGCCATTTTTCCAGCGCCTAGTTTAACAGAAGCACACAAACAGCAAATTGAACAATACGCTCAAAAGATCTCACAAGAATTGAAAGTGAAAGGGATCATGAATATTCAATTTGTGATTAGTGAAGACCGTCAGACGATTTACGTATTAGAAGTGAATCCTCGTGCTTCCCGTACGGTACCAATTGCAAGTAAGGTAACGGGTGTGCCGATGGTTGATCTTGCAACACGCGTTCAGATGGGGGAAGCATTGGCTGATCAGGATTGGAAGCTTGGTTTGCATGAAGAAATGCCTTATTATGCAGTGAAAATGCCGGTCTTCTCTACCAATAAGTTGCCAGGAGTTGATCCAATTTTAGGACCTGAAATGAAGTCAACGGGTGAAGCAATTGGTCTTGGATCAACTGTTGAGCAAGCAATGGCCAAAGCGTTCGGCTGGAAGGAAGACAGTTTAAAGAAACTTAATGATCAGGATGTCATTTTCTTATCGTTAACGAAACTCGATAAAAAATTGATCAAGAAATTAAAATCAGTTCCAGCAGCGATTGAAGCAGACGAAGAAACAGCCATATTATTAACGGATCAAGGAATTCCGGTAGCACAAATCACAGAGGTCAAAAATGCAAAGCAGCATTGTCTCGATGAGAAATATGCATTTATTGCAGATACCCATCGAAATGGAGAAAAAGATAGCCACATGCTATTACGTGAAGCCGCGTTACGTTCTGATACATTGCACTTTACAGCAAACGACACGTTAACGACTTACTTAAAAGCAACAACAGAAACGTTAGAAGCGCCATTATCGATCCAACAACATCGCAAGAGCCAATTACAATTAAACAAAAAGGAGCGTGCAATGCCTTGA
- the murB gene encoding UDP-N-acetylmuramate dehydrogenase: MNKTEVMKDLRNIIRPEHILIDEPLKNHTYTKLGGNADFFVTPSSIEEVQAIIRYANQTEVPFTMLGNGSNVIVRDGGIRGLVLSLKRFVAIHRQEDSVIAESGARIIDASRFALQEKLTGLEFACGIPGTVGGALYMNAGAYGGEVKDCLESALVVDVAGDVHRLPAAAFDLDYRTSNIAEKGYIVLEATFSLMPGDVGEIKAAMDDLTYKRESKQPLEYPSCGSVFKRPPGYFAGKLIQDSELQGKGIGGAEVSTKHAGFIVNKNNATATDYIGVIEMVQKEVKARYGVALEREVRILGED, encoded by the coding sequence ATGAATAAAACAGAAGTAATGAAAGACTTACGAAACATCATACGTCCAGAACATATTTTGATAGATGAACCATTAAAGAACCATACCTATACGAAACTGGGTGGAAATGCAGATTTTTTTGTTACTCCATCATCGATTGAAGAAGTGCAGGCCATCATTCGCTATGCTAATCAAACAGAAGTGCCATTCACCATGCTTGGGAACGGTTCGAATGTGATAGTTAGAGATGGCGGCATACGAGGACTTGTCTTGAGTTTGAAACGTTTTGTTGCAATCCATCGACAAGAGGATAGTGTGATTGCGGAGAGTGGGGCACGTATTATTGATGCTTCTCGTTTTGCCTTACAAGAGAAGTTAACAGGCTTGGAGTTTGCATGCGGTATTCCTGGAACTGTCGGCGGTGCATTGTACATGAACGCTGGTGCCTACGGCGGTGAAGTGAAAGACTGTCTGGAAAGTGCATTGGTTGTAGATGTAGCGGGTGATGTTCACCGTTTACCAGCAGCAGCATTTGACTTAGATTATCGCACCAGTAATATTGCAGAAAAAGGCTATATTGTCTTAGAAGCAACCTTTTCGTTGATGCCTGGCGATGTGGGCGAAATAAAAGCAGCCATGGATGATCTCACCTATAAACGTGAGTCAAAACAACCATTGGAATATCCATCTTGCGGCAGTGTCTTTAAACGTCCACCAGGCTATTTTGCCGGCAAATTGATTCAGGATAGTGAGCTGCAAGGTAAGGGTATTGGCGGTGCAGAAGTATCAACCAAGCATGCCGGTTTCATCGTCAATAAAAATAATGCAACAGCTACAGATTACATCGGTGTCATCGAAATGGTCCAAAAAGAAGTGAAAGCCCGCTATGGTGTGGCCCTTGAACGTGAGGTTCGGATATTGGGAGAAGACTAG
- a CDS encoding carbamoyl phosphate synthase small subunit: MQATTGYLVLNTGDVLEGQWLGAPKETDGELVFNTAMTGYQEVMTDPSYAGQIVTMTYPLIGNYGWNDIDYESLKPSLKGFVVSTPSHNPEHYESTNTLLEMLEQHYIPALSHVDTRALTRIIREHGEVYGKITADPEQKPETNTVNEAIVSTVSVREKQFFKSEKPANNPTPHVVVMDFGYKHSIAKSLLALGCDVTVVPFDTNYAEMKTIDPDGVLLSNGPGNPKALEPLLGEMKQISESFPTMGICLGHQLIALAHGATTKRLPYGHRGSNHPVKDLQTGKVMITSQNHGYVVDYDSVNMTNWYVSHVNVNDKSVEGLKHKTKPLMTVQFHPEAHPGPIDTHHLFVDFIQQFITKGEKQHA; this comes from the coding sequence ATGCAAGCAACAACAGGTTATCTTGTTTTAAATACTGGTGATGTGTTAGAAGGTCAATGGTTGGGCGCTCCTAAAGAGACAGATGGAGAGCTGGTTTTTAACACAGCAATGACAGGTTATCAGGAAGTAATGACAGATCCTTCTTATGCAGGTCAAATCGTGACGATGACCTATCCATTGATCGGAAACTACGGATGGAATGACATCGATTATGAAAGTCTGAAACCCTCATTAAAAGGGTTTGTTGTCTCGACACCTAGCCATAATCCGGAACACTATGAATCAACCAATACATTATTAGAAATGCTTGAACAACATTATATTCCGGCACTGTCACATGTCGATACGCGAGCTCTTACCCGAATTATCCGTGAACATGGAGAAGTGTACGGAAAGATCACTGCAGATCCTGAACAGAAGCCTGAAACGAATACGGTGAATGAAGCTATTGTTTCCACGGTTTCTGTAAGAGAGAAACAATTCTTTAAATCAGAAAAACCGGCTAATAATCCTACGCCGCATGTGGTGGTTATGGACTTTGGCTATAAACATTCGATTGCGAAATCATTATTAGCATTAGGATGTGATGTTACGGTCGTACCATTCGATACTAATTATGCAGAAATGAAGACAATTGATCCAGACGGTGTTCTTTTATCAAATGGTCCAGGAAACCCTAAAGCATTAGAACCTTTATTAGGGGAAATGAAGCAAATTTCCGAAAGCTTTCCGACAATGGGGATCTGCTTAGGACATCAGCTAATTGCACTTGCACATGGCGCAACAACGAAACGTTTGCCTTATGGGCATAGAGGTAGTAACCACCCTGTGAAAGACTTACAGACAGGAAAAGTGATGATCACATCACAAAACCATGGTTATGTAGTAGATTATGATTCTGTAAATATGACAAACTGGTACGTTTCCCATGTCAACGTAAATGATAAATCAGTAGAAGGACTAAAGCATAAAACCAAACCGTTAATGACGGTACAGTTTCACCCTGAGGCTCACCCGGGTCCTATTGATACGCACCATTTATTCGTAGATTTTATCCAGCAGTTTATTACTAAGGGAGAGAAACAGCATGCCTAA
- the ribD gene encoding bifunctional diaminohydroxyphosphoribosylaminopyrimidine deaminase/5-amino-6-(5-phosphoribosylamino)uracil reductase RibD encodes MKSNEEWMELALHLAESTIGQTSPNPSVGAVIVKNGELLGVGTHLKAGEAHAEVHAITQAGEKAEGADVYVTLEPCAHYGKTPPCAELLVQSKVKKVYIACLDPNPKVAGKGVAILEEAGIEVETGICEQQALRINRHFFHFHQKKRPFVTLKAATTLDGKTATVTGNSKWITSEQAREDVHKQRHQHDAILVGKNTVKQDNPNLTTRLPKGGKNPIRLILDTHLSLKDGNYHIFNQDAPTWVVCTEQADRRAFQKQYPHVRVLSIPLETIDIEEVLVMLKEEKIQSIYVEGGASIHQSFLQKELFDTCHWYVAPKLLGGKNAQSVIGGQSPEWMSDAQNLTFESVEQLGPDIKIVAIPKEEA; translated from the coding sequence ATGAAATCAAATGAAGAGTGGATGGAACTGGCATTGCATCTTGCTGAAAGCACAATCGGACAAACAAGCCCAAATCCATCTGTAGGTGCAGTCATTGTCAAAAACGGTGAACTTTTAGGTGTCGGCACTCATTTAAAAGCTGGCGAGGCACATGCAGAAGTTCATGCCATCACACAGGCTGGAGAAAAAGCAGAAGGCGCCGATGTGTACGTTACGCTCGAACCGTGTGCTCATTATGGCAAGACACCTCCTTGTGCAGAACTACTCGTACAAAGCAAGGTCAAAAAAGTATATATAGCCTGCCTGGATCCTAATCCAAAAGTAGCTGGCAAAGGCGTAGCGATACTGGAGGAGGCAGGTATTGAAGTGGAGACGGGAATCTGTGAACAGCAGGCGCTTCGTATCAACCGGCACTTCTTTCACTTTCATCAGAAAAAACGTCCCTTTGTGACCTTAAAGGCTGCGACGACTTTAGATGGCAAGACAGCTACCGTAACAGGGAACAGCAAGTGGATTACGTCAGAGCAGGCAAGAGAAGATGTTCATAAACAACGTCATCAGCACGATGCGATTTTAGTTGGAAAGAATACAGTGAAGCAAGATAACCCAAATCTTACAACTCGCCTCCCCAAAGGTGGAAAAAATCCGATTCGTCTTATTTTAGATACCCATTTATCACTCAAGGATGGTAATTATCACATTTTCAACCAAGATGCACCGACATGGGTAGTGTGCACCGAACAAGCAGACAGAAGAGCGTTTCAGAAACAATATCCGCACGTTCGGGTTCTATCTATACCGCTGGAAACGATAGACATCGAGGAAGTGCTAGTCATGCTCAAGGAAGAGAAGATTCAATCGATCTATGTAGAAGGAGGGGCGAGCATCCACCAGTCCTTTTTGCAAAAAGAGTTATTCGATACATGTCACTGGTATGTTGCACCAAAATTATTAGGCGGCAAAAATGCGCAATCTGTCATCGGTGGACAATCACCGGAGTGGATGAGCGACGCACAAAATTTGACGTTTGAAAGTGTGGAACAGCTTGGTCCGGATATCAAGATTGTCGCTATTCCAAAGGAGGAAGCATAG